TCGTGGGAGCCGTCGCCGACGAGATACGTCAGGTTCGACCGGCCGCCCTCGATCAGCCGCGCGGTCAGCGGTCCGCCCACCAGACCGGGGCGCTCGCGGTCGAGGTGGCCGCGCAGCCGCTCCGGGTCGAGTCCTGGTGGGGGACTGGGGCTCATCGGTCGTACCTCCATGGACGGCGGCGGGCGCGGAACTGCCTCAGCTGTTCATGATGCCGACCAGTCGGTATGCCGTCCAGTGGGTGACCGGAAACCGCACGCGGCCAGTTGGTCAGTGGTCGTCCCAGTGGTCCTCGTGGGCGGCGTGCCGGTGGCCGTCGTGCACGTAGTCCTGGTGGTCCCCGTGCGCCACGGCCGGGTGTCCGCAGCCGTCACCGTGCCGGTGCGGGTGGTTCTCGTGGACGACATGGGCGGCCGGCTCGCACTCGTCCCAGTGCCCGTCGTGCCTGCGGTGCAGATGCCCGCCGTGGGCGTAGTCGGTGTGATCCCCGTGCCGCACCTCGGTATGGCCGCAGGTCGGTCCGTGGGTGTGGGAGTGGGTGGGGTGTTCCTGGTGAGAGGTCGTCATGATGGCCGCCTTTGAGTTGATTTGCTGTTATTCCTCCCGTTCGGACGGGAGGTTACCACCGGGTCGGAATCGACACCCCGCAGTTCCGTTCCGGCCGGACCGCGCTGGCCCCGCGGGCGTACCCGGGCCCGTACGCCGGGATGCCGGGAGGACGAGCGAAGCGCACGGATGCAGTCGGGTGACTCTCCGTATCGGCCCTGCGGGGGCGGGTGATCCGCCGGTGCTTCACCGGGACGGGCTCAGACGCGCTCCCCGGCGTCCGTCAGCCGCACGGGTGCCCTGCCTGTGTGTCGGCGGGCGCCGACCGGTGGATCGACGGCCGCCTCGGGCTCGGGCCTCGGCCCGGACAAATGCCGTGGCAGGCAGAAGGATCACTCGGGCAGGATGCCGTCATGGGGAACACATGTGCGTGGCCCGTGTCGCGGACCACGGACCTGGGTGAGGCGTTGACGCTCGCGCAGGAATTGCTCTCGGTCGCGCTCTCGTACCAGGCAGGCGGATGCTACGTGGATGCCTGGGCGCGCGACGACGATGTGCTGCGACGTCTGACGGAGGCTCGTCCCGCATCGAGGGTCACGTGGTACGGCAAGGGGCCCGGCGACTTCCCCGCGCAGGTGCGACTGGGTGTGCCGGCCTTCGAAGAGGCGGCGAGCGCCTTGCGGGCATGGGCGGACATCACGAGGTGCTACGTCCTGTGGCACGACATGACGTGGCCGGCCGTTCCTGAGCTCGGACTGGACCCGGAATACAAGTACGCCGAGTTGGAAGTCGCCTGTCACAGCCACGACATCCACTGTGAAGAGTGGACGGCCGAGCACACCGTCTTCGTTCACGCACGGCCCGGTCATGACGACCGGGCCGCGTGGCTGGCGGCGCGGGTCGGCGCGCGAGTCGTCGGACCGGCCGAGTTCGGCTGGTAGTCGACCGGGCCCGGATCGGCGGACGTTCACCGGGCGAAAACCGGATGACCGCGCGGCCCGCGCGGTGCTGCACTGGGCGGTATGAACTCCGTCGCCGTGTCGCCGTCCCGGCCGTACCGCTGGTCGCTGTCCGCGTTCGGCGGCGCCCGGCCGGACCGGCTCGGCGCGTTCGCCGCCCCCCGGCAGCAGGGGCCGGCCGAGGAGTTGGTCGTCTCCGAGCTGATCGGGGCCACCGCCAGGGTCCTTGCCCGCTCCGACGGCGCCGATCTCTGCTTTCTCGGCCGTTCGCTGGACTCGATGTACGACCTGCTGTCCGGCGCGCTGGAGCATTCCCCCTGGGACGGGCGGCTGTTGCGGCTCCCGCTCTCGTGTGCGGACGACACCGACTGGGGTCCGGCCCACGCCCGGCGCTTCCGTGAACATCTCGCCTCGGTGGGCCTGGAGCCGTACGCGCTGGCCCGCCGGAGCCGGCCCTTCGCGCTGGTCGACGTCGTCTCGGAAGGCCGGAGTTACGGCATCCTGCACCGCCGTCTCGCCGACTGGATCGAGGAGAGCCGCGAGCCGTGGTCCGTCATCCGGCGCAAGCTCCGGTACACCGCGCTCACTTGGCGCTGCGCCTCCGGCCCGAACACCTGGCGCTGGCAGCAGGACCCGGACAACGCCTGGGTACGGACGCTGCCCGCCGGTCAGGTCACCGACGTGTCACTGGACAGTCGCGTGTGGCGGTACCTCGCGGACCAGCAGCCGAAGGTCAACACGAGCTTCCCGCACGGGAACTGGTTCGACGAGCCGACGACGCTCGTGCCCCGCCACTCCCGGGTGGCGCGCGCGCTCGCGGAGGCACGGTACTTCACCGACCTGGGCCGTCGGACCGACGTACGTGAGGAGTTGATCCGGCTGATGGCCCATGAGCCGGGCTTCGCGGGACGTGAACCGCGCCGGATCGCCAGGGCGCTGCGTACGCGAGCGACCTCCCGCACCGGCTCCGGCGCCCGCCCCCGCGCGGGCACCCGGGCGCGCTACAGGACGGGCAATCGGTAGGCGGACGGCCGCACCTGACCGGCCCCCGGCGCGGCCGGTGTCAGGGCAGGGTCAGGATGCGGGGGCCGTCCTCCGTGATGGCGATGGTGTGTTCGATGTGGGCCGCGCGGCTGCCGTCGATCGTGCGGAGGGTCCAGCCGTCGGCGTCGGTGCGGTACTCGTTGCGGCCTCCCGCCATCAGCATGGGTTCGACGGCGAGGGTGAGACCGTGCCGCAGGGCGAAACCACGGCCGGGGCGGCCCCAGTTGGCGACATGGGGGTCCTCGTGCATCCGGCGGCCGATGCCGTGGCCGCCGAAGTCCGTCGGCATTCCGCAGCGGGCATCGCGGGCGACGGTGCTGATGGCGTGCGAGATGTCCCCGAGGCGGTGGCCGACGGTCGCGGCGGCGATGCCGGCGTCCAGCGCCCGCTGCGTCGCGGCGATGAGTTCCAGGTCGGCGGGACGCGGGGTGCCGACGACGAAGCTGATCGCCGCGTCACCGGTCCAGCCGTCGAGTTCGGCCCCGCAGTCGACGCTGACCAGGTCGCCGTCGCACAGGCGGTAGTCGTCCGGGATGCCGTGCACGAGGGCGTCGTTGACGGAGGCGCAGATCACGGCCGGGAAGGGGGACGGGGCGAAGGACGGCTGGTAGCCCAGGAACGGGGAGCGCGCCCCGGCCTTGTCCAGGACGGCGCGGGCGGCCGCGTCCAGCTCGCGCAGGCCGACCCCCACGGCCGCCGCCGCGCGGGCCGCCCCGAGTGCCTCGGCCACCACGCGCCCGGCCTCCCGCATCATCTCCAGTGACGCGTCGGTCTTGATCTCCACCATGTGCCGTGACTCCCTGCGATGCGCGCTGTCAAATACTTATACCGGTATTAGTATCACAGGCATGAGGGTCGGCTTCCTTCGAGAAGATGCCCGGGAGGCGTCAGAGCACCGTCAGGCCGAACGCCACCAGACCGAGCACGCACAGCGCCGCCGCGGCCCCCGCCCGCACCCCCAGCGGACCCGGCCGGGACGCGCCGAGCGCCCCGATCCGGCGATGGGCCACCCACAGGAACGCCAGCCAGACCAGGCCGCTCAGCACGGCGGCGACCACCCCCGTGGCCGTCACCCCGCCCCGTACGACCTGCCGACCCGCCAGCACCGCCACGACCGTGTACGTCAGCGTCGTACGCCGCCAGGCCAGCCGGGTCCGCTCCGGCTGGAGACCCGGGTCCCGCGCGTCCTCGTCCGAGGGCCGCGGCGCCATCAGCCGGTCCGGCCGAGGGCCACCGCGACCAGCATGACCACGGCGACAGCCGCCACCGACAGGCTCAGCAGCGCCGGGAACGACGTCACCGGCAGATCCTCGCCCCGCCGCATCGCCCGCTCGGTGCGCACCCACTGACCGACCGCCCGCAGCGCGCTCAGCGCGCCGATCGCGAAGAGCGCCACCGCCAGCCCCACCCGGACACCCCAGCGCAGGTCCGGCAGGAACTGGTCGACCGCGAACCCGCCGCCCACCAGGGCGAGCGCCGTCCGGATCCAGGCGAGGAAGGTGCGCTCGTTGGCGAGCGAGAAGCGGTAGTCGGGGGTCGTACCCTCGTCCCTGATCCGTCCGGGCACGAACCACAGACGCAGGCTCCGTACAAAGTCGATCACCCGCCGCACCCTACGCGCGGGCCGCTTTCAGCCGCGCGTACGCGTCCACGCCGTCCGGAGTCCACCGCCGCCCGCCGCCGTCGGCGGACTCCGCCAGCCACCGGTCCAGCTCCGCCTCCGTGAGGAAGGCGTGCCAGTCGATCTCCTCCGCCTGCGGCGAGACCGGCAGCACGCAGCGCACCTCGTACACCCACGACCACCAGCCCTGCCCGACAGCCTCGGACCCGGACTCGTACAGGAACGAGAACAGCCGTACGGGGCGCGGCAGCCCCGACACCCCCAGCTCCTCCTCGGCCTCCCGCAGCGCCGCGTCGTCGTAGCTCTCGCCCGCGCCGACCACACCGCCCACGAACATGTCGTGACGGGACGGGAAGACGGCCTTGGTCGCGGTCCTGCGATGGACGAAGATCCGGTCCTCGGCGTCGCGGACCAGCACGAACGCACAGCGGTGCCGCAGCCCCTCCGCGTACGCCTCTCCCCGGGTGGCCTGCCGGACGACGCGGTCCTCCGCGTCGACGATGTCGATGATTTCGTCAGCGGCGCTCATGCCGTACAGCCTGGCACGGCACCCGCCCCGTCGAACGGTTGACTCGTTACCGGCCCGTACGGAAGATCGGACCACCTCAGTCGCCCCGAGAAGGTGGGAACCCCATGGCGTACGACGCTGACGCGATCGTGATCGGCGCGGGACTGGCCGGGCTCGTCGCCACCGCCGAACTGGTCGGTGCCGGGCGCTCGGTGATCCTCCTCGACCAGGAACCCGAACAGTCGCTCGGCGGGCAGGCCCACTGGTCCTTCGGCGGGATGTTCCTCGTGGACTCGCCCGAGCAGCGGCGGCTGCGGGTCAAGGACAGCCGTGACCTCGCGCTCCAGGACTGGCTCGGCACGGCCGGTTTCGACCGCGACGAGGACCACTGGCCCCGCAAGTGGGCAGAGGCGTACGTGGACTTCGCCGCCGGGGAGAAACGGTCCTGGCTGCGCGAGCGCGGGGTGCGGTTCTTCCCCGTCGTCGGCTGGGCCGAGCGCGGCGGCTACGGCGCGAGCGGGCACGGCAACTCGGTGCCGCGCTTCCACATCACCTGGGGGACCGGCCCCGGAGTGGTCGAGCCGTTCGAGCGGGCGGTGCGCGAGGGCGTCGCCAAGGGCCTGGTGACCTTCCGCTTCCGGCACCGCGTCACCGCGCTCGGCACGACGGCGGGCGCCGTCGACACCGTGACCGGCGAGGTGCTGGAGCCGAGCGACGCCGCACGCGGCACGGCCAGCAGCCGGGCCACGGCCGGTTCCTTCACGCTCCGCGCACAGGCCGTGATCGTGACCTCCGGCGGCATCGGCGGCAACCACGACCTCGTACGCGCCCAGTGGCCCGCCCGCCTCGGCACCCCGCCCGCGACGATGCTCTCCGGCGTGCCCGCCCATGTCGACGGGCTGATGCTCGGCATCACGGAGGAGGCCGGCGCCCACCACATCAACCGGGACCGGATGTGGCACTACACGGAGGGCATCCAGAACTGGGACCCGATCTGGGCCCGGCACGGTATCCGCATCCTGCCGGGGCCCTCGTCGCTGTGGTTCGACGCGCGCGGCAGGCGGCTGCCGGTGCCGCTGTTCCCCGGCTTCGACACCCTCGGCACGCTGGAGCACATCACGCACTCGGGCCACGACCACACCTGGTTCGTGCTCAACCGGCGCATCATCGGCAAGGAGTTCGCGCTCTCGGGATCCGAGCAGAACCCGGACCTCACGGGGAAGTCCGTCCGGGGCGTGATCGACCGGGCGCGCGCCGACGTGCCCGGACCGGTTCAGGCGTTCATGGACAACGGCGCCGACTTCGTCGTGGAGAAGGACCTGGCCTCGCTCGTACGCGGCATGAACGCGCTCACCGGGGAGCCGCTGATCGACGAGGCGGAGCTGCGCCGGGAGATCGTCGCCCGCGACCGGGAGGTCGCCAACCCGTTCACCAAGGACCTCCAGATCACGGCCGTACGCGGGGCGCGCGCCTATCTGGGCGACAAGCTGATCCGTACGGTGGCGCCGCACCGCGTCCTCGACCCCGGGGCCGGGCCGCTGATCGCCGTACGGCTGCGGGTCCTGACCCGCAAGTCGCTCGGCGGGCTGGAGACGGACCTGTCGTCGCGGGTGCTGCGGGCGGACGGCACGCCGCTGCCCGGGGTGTACGCGGCGGGGGAGGCGGCCGGGTTCGGCGGGGGCGGCATGCACGGGTACCGGTCGCTGGAGGGGACGTTCCTCGGCGGCTGCGTGTTCTCCGGGCGCGCGGCGGGGCGGGCGGCGGCGGAGGCGGTCGCCTGAGGGTCCGGGGGTCCGGGGCCGGACCGGGTGGCTGTGAGACATCTGACGAAACCATGACGGGCGCCGCCGGGCCTGGCTTCTGGACCCCCGTGGTGTTCGAATCGACGGGTGACCACTCCAGAGACCGGACCGGAGGGCCCGCCCGTCGGGCGGCGCCTGGTGCTCTCCATGCTGGGTCTCGGCGCCGCCGGACTCGTCACCGCGCCGTATCTCCAGCGGGGGCTCGAAGCCTTCCTCGGCGCGGCCTCCGACCGCGACCCGACGGGCCTGACCGGACTGCTGCCCAACGGGGGCGGCTTCCGCTACTACTCGGTGGCCACCTCCGTCCCCCGCAAGGGCCCCGGGAACTACCGGCTGACCGTGGACGGACTGGTCGACCGGCCCACCACGTACACGCTCGACGACCTGCGGAGCCTGCCGCAGACCCGCATGGTCCGTGACGTGCAGTGCGTCACCGGCTGGCGGGTGCCGGACACGGCGTTCGAGGGCGTACGGCTGTCGCGGGTCCTCGACGCGGCGGGGGTACGGCCGGGCGCCGGGGCTGTCCGCTTCACCTGCTTCGACGGCACCTACAGCGAGAGCCTCACCATGGAGCAGGCCCGGCGACCCGATGTACTCGTGGCCCTGCGGATGGGCGACAAACCGGTCGAGCACGCGCACGGCGGCCCGGTACGGCTCTATGTGGCACCCATGTACTTCTACAAATCGGCGAAGTGGCTGTCGGGGATCTCGGTCACCTCCGACGTCCGCCCCGGCTACTGGGAGGAACGCGGCTATGACGTCGACGCCTGGGTCGGGCGGTCCAACGGCCGTACCGACACCCCGACCGTCTGAGCGTCCGGACGCGTCCGACCTGCCGGACCGGTCCGATGCGCCGGGCCCGCCCACGCGTTCCCCGCTGCGGCGGCGGTTCAGCCGCGCGGAGCGGCTGGTGCACCGGACGACGGCCGGGCTGGCGCTGCTGTGCGTGGCGACGGCGGCCTGTCTGTACGTACCGCAGCTCGCCGAACTCGTCGGCCGCCGGGCGCTGGTGGTGACCCTGCACCAATGGTCGGGGCTGCTGCTGCCCGCGCCGTTCCTGGCGGGGCTCCTGTCCCCGTCGTTCCGCGCCGATCTGCGGCGGCTGAACCGGTTCGCGCCGTACGACCGGGAGTGGCTGCGGGCGGCACGGCGACGGGACTCCCGGCCCGGCGCGCGCCCGGCGGGCAAGTTCAACGCGGGGCAGAAGCTGTACGGCGGCTGGATCGCCGGAGCCGTACTGGTCATGCTCGCGACGGGCCTGCTGATGTGGTTCACGTGGCTGACGCCGCTGGTGTGGCGCACCAGCGCCACCTTCGTCCACGACTGGCTGTCGCTGGCCGTCGGCCTGGTGCTCGCCGGGCACATCGGTATGGCGTACGCCGACCCGGAGGCGCGGCGCGGGATGCGGACGGGGTCGGTGGAACGGCCGTGGGCGGAGCGGGAGCACCCTCATTGGGAGGAAGAGAAAGAAGAGAAGAAGAAAGTGGACGAAGCGGAGGAGTGACGGCGCCCGGCCGGGCCGCTCGGCCGCCGCCCCGCGCGTACCCGGCCGGGGGGATCTCCGTACCCGGCCGGGTGATCCGGGTACCGCGCTAGACGATCAGCGAGAGCAGCATCACGAAGCCGAGCCCGACGACGGAGATGATCGTCTCCATCACCGACCAGGTCTTGATCGTCTGGCCGACGTCCAGCCCGAAGTACTCCTTCACCAGCCAGAATCCCGCGTCGTTGACATGGCTGAAGAAGAGCGAACCGGCGCCGATCGCCAGGACCAGCAGCGCGGCGTGCGAGGTCGACATGTCGGCGGCCAGCGGCGCGGCGAGACCGGCGGCGGAGATCGTCGCGACGGTCGCCGAACCGGTCGCCAGCCGGATCGCCACCGCGATCAGCCAGCCGAGCAGCAGCGCGGGGATCGACCAGTCCTCGGAGAAGTCCAGGATCATCTGCCCGACGCCCGCGTCGATCAGGGTCTGTTTGAAGCCGCCGCCCGCCGCGACGATCAGCAGCACACCGGCGATGGGCGCGAAGGACTTCTCGACGGTGGAGGCGAGCCGGTCCTTGGTGAACCCGGCGGCGCGTCCCAGGGTGAACATCCCGACCAGTACGGCGGCGAGCAGCGCGATCAGCGGGGAGCCGACGACATCGGCGACCTTCTGGACCTGGTTCTCCGGGTCGTCCACGACGATGTCGACCAGGGCCTTGACCAGCATCAGGACGACCGGCAGCAGCACGGTCGCGACGGTGGCGCCGAAGTTCGGGCGGCGCTCGGCCTCGTCGGAGGGCCGCTTCTCCAGCGTCTGGAGCATCCGCTCGGGCGGCTGTACGTCCACCCAGCGGGCGGCGTACCGCGAGAACAGCGGACCGGCGATGATCACCGTGGGTATGGAGACCAGCAGACCCAGCGCGAGGGTGACGCCGAGGTCCGCGCCGATGGCGTCGATCGCGACCAGCGGGCCGGGGTGCGGCGGAATCAGACCGTGCATGACGGAGAGCCCGGCCAGCGCCGGGATGCCGATCCGCATCAGGGAGTAATTGCCGCGCTTGGCGACCAGCAGCACCACGGGTATCAGCAGCACGATGCCGACCTCGAAGAACAGCGGCAGGCCGATCACCGAGGCGATGAGGACCATCGCCCAGGGCATGGCACGGCCGCTCGCCCGGCTGAGGATCGTGTCGACTATCTGGTCGGCGCCGCCCGAGTCCGCGAGCAGCTTGCCGAGTATCGCGCCGAGCGCGATCAGGACACCGACGCCCGCGACCGTGGAGCCGAGACCGGCCGAGAAGCTGAGGATCGTGTCGCCCAGGGACGCGCCGGCGAAGGCGCCGAGCGCCAGGGTGCCGATGGTCAGGGCGAGGAAGGCGTGCAGTTTGAACCGGGTGATGAGGACGACGATGACGGCGATACCGGCGAGAACGGCGATGCCCAGCTGCGTGTTGCCGGCCGTGGTGATCGGTTCTGCGGCGTCCGCTGCCAGCGTCTCGACGCTGAGACTGGTCACGGGAATTCCTTGTTCGGGGAGGGGAAGGGGGAGGGGGCGATCCGCGCGTGTTGACGGATCATCAGTGAGTCCGACGCGAGGCGCAGTTGGCGGGCCGACAGGCTCCGCACGTCAACCGACTGGCTCCGCGCGTCAGTTGACGCACCGTCAAGAAGGCGCGGCATCCGGGCGGTCGAGATCCCGCAGCGCGGCGGCACTCCTCGCGGTGATCTCCTCGGGAGTGCCCGCCACATCGACGGCGACCCCCGCCTCGTCGTCCTCCAGCCCCCGCAATGTGGCGAACTGCGAGTCCAGCAGGGCGGGGGGCATGAAGTGGCCCGTACGGCCCGCCATCCGCCGTTCGATCAGCGCGCGTTCGCCCGTCAGATGCAGGAAGACGGCGCCGGGCGCCGCCGCCCGCAGCCGGTCGCGGTAGCCGCGCTTGAGCGCCGAACAGCTGACCACCCCGCCGAGCCCGGCCCGGCCGTGCGCCCAGCGCCCGATCGCGTCGAGCCAGGGCCACCGGTCGGCGTCGTCCAGCGGCGTGCCGGCGGACATCTTGGCGATGTTCGCCGGGGGATGGAAGTCGTCGCCCTCGGCGTACGGGACGCCCAGGGCGGCGGCCAGCAGGGGGCCGACGGTGGTCTTGCCGGTCCCTGCCACGCCCATCACCACGACCACGTGGGGGGTGTTCATCCGATGCCTCGCTGTCCTCATGTGCTCCGCTGCCTTCGCGCTACTGAAACTCATATGTACGACGTATTCAAGAGTTCGTAGCCAACACGTCATACTTTTTGTTCACCAGGGCCGCGCCCGTTCCGCCGGGCCCGCGCCGTAGGCTTCCGCCATGACCACTGAAGACCGGGGCCTG
Above is a window of Streptomyces sp. NBC_01498 DNA encoding:
- the map gene encoding type I methionyl aminopeptidase, which codes for MVEIKTDASLEMMREAGRVVAEALGAARAAAAVGVGLRELDAAARAVLDKAGARSPFLGYQPSFAPSPFPAVICASVNDALVHGIPDDYRLCDGDLVSVDCGAELDGWTGDAAISFVVGTPRPADLELIAATQRALDAGIAAATVGHRLGDISHAISTVARDARCGMPTDFGGHGIGRRMHEDPHVANWGRPGRGFALRHGLTLAVEPMLMAGGRNEYRTDADGWTLRTIDGSRAAHIEHTIAITEDGPRILTLP
- a CDS encoding DUF202 domain-containing protein; its protein translation is MAPRPSDEDARDPGLQPERTRLAWRRTTLTYTVVAVLAGRQVVRGGVTATGVVAAVLSGLVWLAFLWVAHRRIGALGASRPGPLGVRAGAAAALCVLGLVAFGLTVL
- a CDS encoding YidH family protein, translated to MIDFVRSLRLWFVPGRIRDEGTTPDYRFSLANERTFLAWIRTALALVGGGFAVDQFLPDLRWGVRVGLAVALFAIGALSALRAVGQWVRTERAMRRGEDLPVTSFPALLSLSVAAVAVVMLVAVALGRTG
- a CDS encoding NUDIX hydrolase → MSAADEIIDIVDAEDRVVRQATRGEAYAEGLRHRCAFVLVRDAEDRIFVHRRTATKAVFPSRHDMFVGGVVGAGESYDDAALREAEEELGVSGLPRPVRLFSFLYESGSEAVGQGWWSWVYEVRCVLPVSPQAEEIDWHAFLTEAELDRWLAESADGGGRRWTPDGVDAYARLKAARA
- a CDS encoding FAD-binding dehydrogenase, whose amino-acid sequence is MAYDADAIVIGAGLAGLVATAELVGAGRSVILLDQEPEQSLGGQAHWSFGGMFLVDSPEQRRLRVKDSRDLALQDWLGTAGFDRDEDHWPRKWAEAYVDFAAGEKRSWLRERGVRFFPVVGWAERGGYGASGHGNSVPRFHITWGTGPGVVEPFERAVREGVAKGLVTFRFRHRVTALGTTAGAVDTVTGEVLEPSDAARGTASSRATAGSFTLRAQAVIVTSGGIGGNHDLVRAQWPARLGTPPATMLSGVPAHVDGLMLGITEEAGAHHINRDRMWHYTEGIQNWDPIWARHGIRILPGPSSLWFDARGRRLPVPLFPGFDTLGTLEHITHSGHDHTWFVLNRRIIGKEFALSGSEQNPDLTGKSVRGVIDRARADVPGPVQAFMDNGADFVVEKDLASLVRGMNALTGEPLIDEAELRREIVARDREVANPFTKDLQITAVRGARAYLGDKLIRTVAPHRVLDPGAGPLIAVRLRVLTRKSLGGLETDLSSRVLRADGTPLPGVYAAGEAAGFGGGGMHGYRSLEGTFLGGCVFSGRAAGRAAAEAVA
- a CDS encoding molybdopterin-dependent oxidoreductase, which produces MLGLGAAGLVTAPYLQRGLEAFLGAASDRDPTGLTGLLPNGGGFRYYSVATSVPRKGPGNYRLTVDGLVDRPTTYTLDDLRSLPQTRMVRDVQCVTGWRVPDTAFEGVRLSRVLDAAGVRPGAGAVRFTCFDGTYSESLTMEQARRPDVLVALRMGDKPVEHAHGGPVRLYVAPMYFYKSAKWLSGISVTSDVRPGYWEERGYDVDAWVGRSNGRTDTPTV
- a CDS encoding cytochrome b/b6 domain-containing protein yields the protein MTSTPGSGGPTAVPTPRPSERPDASDLPDRSDAPGPPTRSPLRRRFSRAERLVHRTTAGLALLCVATAACLYVPQLAELVGRRALVVTLHQWSGLLLPAPFLAGLLSPSFRADLRRLNRFAPYDREWLRAARRRDSRPGARPAGKFNAGQKLYGGWIAGAVLVMLATGLLMWFTWLTPLVWRTSATFVHDWLSLAVGLVLAGHIGMAYADPEARRGMRTGSVERPWAEREHPHWEEEKEEKKKVDEAEE
- a CDS encoding GntP family permease; its protein translation is MTSLSVETLAADAAEPITTAGNTQLGIAVLAGIAVIVVLITRFKLHAFLALTIGTLALGAFAGASLGDTILSFSAGLGSTVAGVGVLIALGAILGKLLADSGGADQIVDTILSRASGRAMPWAMVLIASVIGLPLFFEVGIVLLIPVVLLVAKRGNYSLMRIGIPALAGLSVMHGLIPPHPGPLVAIDAIGADLGVTLALGLLVSIPTVIIAGPLFSRYAARWVDVQPPERMLQTLEKRPSDEAERRPNFGATVATVLLPVVLMLVKALVDIVVDDPENQVQKVADVVGSPLIALLAAVLVGMFTLGRAAGFTKDRLASTVEKSFAPIAGVLLIVAAGGGFKQTLIDAGVGQMILDFSEDWSIPALLLGWLIAVAIRLATGSATVATISAAGLAAPLAADMSTSHAALLVLAIGAGSLFFSHVNDAGFWLVKEYFGLDVGQTIKTWSVMETIISVVGLGFVMLLSLIV
- a CDS encoding gluconokinase, which produces MNTPHVVVVMGVAGTGKTTVGPLLAAALGVPYAEGDDFHPPANIAKMSAGTPLDDADRWPWLDAIGRWAHGRAGLGGVVSCSALKRGYRDRLRAAAPGAVFLHLTGERALIERRMAGRTGHFMPPALLDSQFATLRGLEDDEAGVAVDVAGTPEEITARSAAALRDLDRPDAAPS